The DNA region attcaaattaatttagtCATTATTGGAAAGACAGATAATTATAGAACCAGGATTATGCTATCATGAGACGAAATTCTGCGTAAAAGATGGATCTTTGATCTTCATGGGAGATCCCATGCCATATACTAATACTAGTAATATTATAACTAAAATTAGTCAAACACAATAATCCTAGAAACAAGAGTTTCAAGTACAAACATTTTAATAAATTCTTGTGCATGTTTAATTAGCGAGTCTCTGTTTCCTTGtgatgcctttttttttttttttttggttaccaTTTACCAAAGCAGGGtaagcgtttttttttttttttcctttttttcaacGGATACAGAAATTCTTTGTCACTTTCGCAAGGGGTCAGTGAGTGAGTCAGTCAAAAAGGATCATTTTAGTAACAATCCGACAAAATCAGAGCCCTCTATTTTttgccttttttattttattattttcgcaAGTGTCCCTGGTTCCCTTTCAACCGTTTGTGTGTGTTCAAACACCAATTTCAAAGTAAGTCAAGGATGGCAAATTCGTAATTATATCCTAATTCAATGCCAAAAAGAAATCCTCCACAAACCCTTTCCATCTATTTAAGCACGCACACATCTCTCTCTCTCACGTCCACCTTATTCTCCTTCAAATAGTACTGTTTGTGATCAAAGAATAATCTTGATCCTTTCAGTCCAAGTTCTTCAATTATTCTTCTCCATCATCAGCAATTTAAACAACCAACTGTCCACAATAATTATGGTCTTTAGGTTCGTAATTATACCCTGTCATTACTTTGTATTAAGCAATTTCTCTCTTTTATGTGCATGCATGTTCCTCAATTACGATCAAAACTGAGTGTATTAAATTAATGGTAGCTAGACCTAGCTAGCTACTAGAAGTACTCAAGTAGTTAATTCATCAGTCTCTTATGTAACTAATTCAAAAGTTGCATAATATTTTAATGGACCTATATAGATTGAagtttgattattattttttacagCTTGGGATCCGAGGAGTTCAATAATCCATCAACAAGCAACAACACAGAAAACTGAGAATTATTTAAAAAGACACACACAGAACAGACCCTTGTCAAAGACATGCCCAGAGTGATGATGTGGTTCAGGTTCTTGTTCTTGCTAATTCTTCTCAACTTGCTGAACTTATCACATGGCAAAGAAACTGAAAGTCAACAAGACCTTGAGCTTCTCTTATCGTTCAAAGCTTCAATCCACGACGATCCACTTCACTCTCTCAGTAACTGGCTCCCAACCATTTCTTTATGCAACTGGAACGGCATCACTTGCAACAAGAACATATCTGATGTCATAGTCGTCACCACCCTTTCCCTCGCCGGTAAAAACATCTCCGGCGAGGCTTCTTCCTCCGTTTTCCACCTTCCAAACCTCACATCACTCGACCTCTCCAACAACCAGCTTACGAAGCTCCTATACTTGGATCAACCTCCTCCATTTCTCTCCCCAATTCGTTACCTCAACCTCAGCAACAACAATCTAACCGGCCCTCCCCCTCGCTCCTTGTTCTCCGCCTCCTTTTCTCTCCTAGAGACTCTTGACCTCTCCAACAACATGTTCTCCGGCGAGATCCCTCCCCAAATTGGCCTCTTCTCATCCCTAACCTACCTTGACATTGGAGGCAACCTTCTCGGCGGACACATTCCGAGTTCCATAACTCAGTTGAAAAATCTACAGTACTTCACCCTCGCTTCGAACCAGTTAGTCGGCGAAATCCCGAAAGACATTCGAGCCATGAAGAATTTGAAGTGGATTTACTTCGGTTACAACAATCTCTCTGGTGAAATTCCCAGTGCCATTGGTGAGTTAACTTCATTGAACCACCTCGATCTTGTGTATAACAACCTCACCGGAGAGATTCCTGAATCCATCGGAAGCTTAACGAATCTCGAGTACATCTTCCTCTACCAGAACAAATTCAACGGTCCGATTCCTCGTTCAATCTTCAACCTCAAGAAGCTTGTATCTCTTGACCTCAGCGATAACTCTCTCTCCGGCGAGATTCCGGAACTCGTGATGAATCTTCAAAGGCTTGAGATTCTTCATTTGTTTTCGAACAATTTCTCAGGGAAGATTCCCAACGGTTTGGAATCTTTGCCGCGGCTTCAGGTGCTTCAGCTGTGGTCAAACTCGTTGACCGGGGAGATTCCGTCGGAACTTGGGAAGCGTAACAACCTAACGGTTTTGGATCTCTCTTCTAACAACCTCACGGGGAAGGTTCCAGAAACTCTGTGCAATTCCGGGACGCTTTACAAGCTCATCCTCTTCTCTAACAAATTAGAAGGCCGAATCCCGAGAAGCTTGAGCACATGCAAAACGCTGCGTAGAGTGCGTCTCCAGAATAACAAGCTCTCTGGGAATTTGCCTGAGGAATTCACCAACCTCACTCAGGTCTACTTCTTGGATATCTCTGGCAACCAACTTTCTGGAAGAATCGATGATAGACAATGGAGCATGCCATCTCTTCAAATGCTTAATCTGGCTAACAATTTCTTCTCCGGCGAGATTCCGAGCTCGTTCGGGAGCAAGAAATTGGAAGATTTAGACTTATCAGAGAATCGATTCGCTGGTGAAATTCCTCGTGGAATCTTCGGGAATTCGGAGGATTTGGTGCAGTTGAAGCTCGGAAACAACAATCTTTATGGTACTATTCCTGAAGAACTCTGTTCATGCAAGAAGCTTGTGGCGTTAGACCTTAGTCATAACAATCTCAACGGTCAAATTCCGATGAAGCTTGCGGAGATGCCAGTTTTAGGGCTTCTTGATTTGTCGGAGAACCAATTCTCCGGCGAGATTCCGCAGAATTTGGGGAAAGTGGAATCTCTTGTTCAGGTTAACGTATCTCACAACCGTTTCCATGGAAGTTTACCTTCCACAGGAGCGTTCCTCGCCATCAACGCTAGTGCAGTCGCAGGGAACGATCTTTGTGACCGCGAAAGTGAAGCTTCTAACGGTTTGCCACCATGCAAGGGTTCTCAGAACCAGACATGGCTGTTCTTAGTGCTATGTTTACTCTTTGGATTGGTTGCGATTGCCGTTGCAGCTTTTCTGGTAATTTTGGTGCGAAGAAGGAAAAGCATGCAGATGAGAAGAGTGGAGAATAACGAAGATGGCGGCACGTGGGAGATGCAGTTTTTCGATGCGAAAGCTTCGAGAACGATAAATATGGAAGACGTTGTTGCTTGTTCAAGAGAAGGGAAAGTGGTTTCGAAAGGAAGGAACTGGGTTTCGTACGAAGGAAAATGCATGGGAAGCGAAAACGACATGCGTTTTGTGGTGAAGGAAATCACTGATGCAACGACTCTTCCGCTTAGATTCTGGGAAGATACGGTGAAGTTTGAGAAGAAGGTTCGGCACGGTAACATTGTAAAGCTTGTTGCCACGTGTCACTCAGGGAAGAAGGGGTTCTTGGTTTACGAGAGTGTGGAGGGAGAGAGCAGTCTCGCCGAGATTGTGAGCGGTTTGAGTTGGCAACGGAGGTGGAAGGTTGCGGTGGGGATCGCGAAGGCGCTTAAGTTCTTGCATT from Arachis hypogaea cultivar Tifrunner chromosome 10, arahy.Tifrunner.gnm2.J5K5, whole genome shotgun sequence includes:
- the LOC112716088 gene encoding uncharacterized protein gives rise to the protein MPRVMMWFRFLFLLILLNLLNLSHGKETESQQDLELLLSFKASIHDDPLHSLSNWLPTISLCNWNGITCNKNISDVIVVTTLSLAGKNISGEASSSVFHLPNLTSLDLSNNQLTKLLYLDQPPPFLSPIRYLNLSNNNLTGPPPRSLFSASFSLLETLDLSNNMFSGEIPPQIGLFSSLTYLDIGGNLLGGHIPSSITQLKNLQYFTLASNQLVGEIPKDIRAMKNLKWIYFGYNNLSGEIPSAIGELTSLNHLDLVYNNLTGEIPESIGSLTNLEYIFLYQNKFNGPIPRSIFNLKKLVSLDLSDNSLSGEIPELVMNLQRLEILHLFSNNFSGKIPNGLESLPRLQVLQLWSNSLTGEIPSELGKRNNLTVLDLSSNNLTGKVPETLCNSGTLYKLILFSNKLEGRIPRSLSTCKTLRRVRLQNNKLSGNLPEEFTNLTQVYFLDISGNQLSGRIDDRQWSMPSLQMLNLANNFFSGEIPSSFGSKKLEDLDLSENRFAGEIPRGIFGNSEDLVQLKLGNNNLYGTIPEELCSCKKLVALDLSHNNLNGQIPMKLAEMPVLGLLDLSENQFSGEIPQNLGKVESLVQVNVSHNRFHGSLPSTGAFLAINASAVAGNDLCDRESEASNGLPPCKGSQNQTWLFLVLCLLFGLVAIAVAAFLVILVRRRKSMQMRRVENNEDGGTWEMQFFDAKASRTINMEDVVACSREGKVVSKGRNWVSYEGKCMGSENDMRFVVKEITDATTLPLRFWEDTVKFEKKVRHGNIVKLVATCHSGKKGFLVYESVEGESSLAEIVSGLSWQRRWKVAVGIAKALKFLHCECCSTVWDLTDEVLSPEIVLVDGKGVTRLKLSPPGMAPLDVKGFMITSPYVAPEARNNNSGDATEKSEIYGFGVMLIELLTGRATTDIESGNGNVVHQHQSVVEWARYCYSDCHLDTWIDPVIKGGDESTKYHNDIVEAMNLALHCTATDPKARPSAREVLKALEAIHTTNTQLFCST